From the genome of Neodiprion pinetum isolate iyNeoPine1 chromosome 3, iyNeoPine1.2, whole genome shotgun sequence, one region includes:
- the LOC138190601 gene encoding arginine/serine-rich coiled-coil protein 2-like — translation MSSRSESYSGSSTRYRNSSRDLLMKKLRCLEEEIRRSHSRYRRSRSRHRDKRSRPRHQDERSSSGRYSRRFESWGSDKENGERIAVENRRSSHSRHERSYPGSSSRSINYDSDGKSGERHLRDASHSSRERSVAAVQGLDKEGGERNPRDSSRPSPHTEMSVKQAEDQEKQLSTELAEATLGLLGDDPSKYNQRGPDIHVAVAERWTKILQDGLPIDQKRVLLGKYPTIGNCPLTKAPKVQPEIKSA, via the coding sequence atgaGTTCGCGGTCAGAGTCATATTCGGGGAGCTCTACGAGATATAGAAATTCGTCGAGGGACCTacttatgaaaaaattacgatgCCTGGAAGAAGAGATCAGGCGATCGCATTCACGCTATAGGCGTTCAAGATCGCGTCATCGGGACAAGCGTTCAAGACCGCGTCACCAGGACGAGCGATCAAGTTCAGGGCGATATTCAAGAAGATTCGAGTCATGGGGCTCTGACAAAGAAAATGGCGAGCGTATCGCTGTTGAAAACAGACGATCGTCACATTCGCGGCATGAGCGTTCGTATCCAGGAAGCAGTTCGAGGTCCATAAACTATGATTCCGACGGAAAGAGTGGTGAGCGCCATCTGCGAGATGCGTCACACTCCAGTCGTGAACGGTCCGTAGCGGCAGTACAAGGTTTAGACAAAGAGGGCGGTGAGCGCAATCCGCGAGATTCGTCACGTCCTAGTCCCCACACGGaaatgtcggtaaaacaggccGAGGATCAAGAAAAGCAGTTATCGACAGAACTCGCCGAAGCGACACTGGGGCTTTTGGGAGACGACCCATCTAAATACAATCAACGGGGTCCCGACATCCATGTGGCAGTAGCAGAGCGCTGGACAAAGATTTTGCAAGATGGACTGCCGATAGACCAAAAGCGCGTTCTCCTGGGAAAATATCCAACAATAGGAAACTGTCCTCTTACCAAAGCGCCGAAAGTTCAACCAGAAATAAAATCGGCCTAG